One Mailhella massiliensis DNA segment encodes these proteins:
- the cmk gene encoding (d)CMP kinase, giving the protein MIIAIDGPAGSGKSTIAREVARRFGFQKLDTGAMYRAVAYTAAARHIDLDDEPAVTDLARHIVITVSAAPEDGQRIAVDGEDVTREIRTPAVDATVSKVSAYPGVRKALLSHQRAAADDHDVVAEGRDIGTVVFPEAQIKVFLTADPRERARRRVAQRHEGXGYLNQSFQNAVRDGIRYGLEQGLFGWNVTDCKICFEYGLYYSPVSTPADFRSLAPIVLEQALKKSGTQLLEPYLSFTLYAPQEYLSRAYHDAPKYCATIETAQIKKDEVVFTGEIPARCIQAYRTDLAFYTNGRSVCLTELKGYQATVGEPIIQPRRPNSRLDKVRHMFSKIP; this is encoded by the coding sequence ATGATCATAGCCATCGACGGCCCTGCGGGGTCCGGTAAATCGACCATCGCTCGCGAGGTCGCCCGACGCTTCGGGTTCCAGAAGCTCGACACGGGCGCCATGTACCGCGCGGTTGCGTATACGGCGGCAGCGCGCCATATCGACCTCGACGACGAGCCGGCGGTGACCGATCTCGCGCGCCATATCGTCATCACGGTCTCCGCCGCTCCCGAGGATGGCCAGCGCATCGCCGTCGACGGAGAGGATGTCACCCGCGAGATCCGCACGCCGGCTGTCGATGCGACGGTATCCAAGGTCTCGGCCTACCCGGGCGTGCGCAAGGCGCTCCTTTCCCATCAGCGCGCCGCTGCCGACGACCATGATGTCGTCGCCGAAGGTCGAGACATCGGCACGGTGGTGTTCCCCGAAGCCCAGATCAAGGTGTTTCTCACCGCGGACCCCCGTGAACGAGCCCGGCGCCGCGTGGCCCAGCGCCATGAAGGCGANGGATACTTGAACCAGAGTTTTCAAAACGCTGTCAGGGATGGTATCCGTTACGGGCTGGAGCAGGGCTTGTTCGGCTGGAACGTAACGGACTGTAAGATTTGCTTTGAATACGGGCTTTATTACAGTCCAGTCAGCACGCCGGCGGACTTCCGCTCATTGGCCCCGATTGTATTGGAACAGGCATTGAAGAAATCTGGGACGCAGTTGCTGGAACCTTATCTCTCCTTCACCCTCTATGCGCCCCAGGAATACCTTTCCAGGGCTTATCATGATGCGCCGAAATACTGTGCCACCATCGAAACGGCCCAGATAAAAAAGGATGAAGTTGTCTTTACTGGCGAGATTCCCGCCCGTTGCATACAGGCATACCGTACTGATTTGGCCTTTTACACCAACGGGCGGAGTGTGTGCCTGACGGAACTGAAAGGGTATCAGGCCACTGTCGGCGAGCCAATCATCCAGCCCCGTCGTCCAAACAGCCGTTTGGATAAGGTGCGCCATATGTTCAGTAAGATTCCTTGA
- a CDS encoding plasmid mobilization protein: protein MRGKKGTNGEGKYAANLLLTFRVTAEEKARLEQQADMAGLSVSAYLRRRFFGGRPLIAHTDAMMIRELRRIGGLLKHNFETLRQSGAGVDMLERQERALELLVSAIEHLGVPGHDSEESQTGNRR from the coding sequence ATGAGAGGCAAAAAAGGAACGAATGGTGAAGGTAAGTATGCCGCCAATCTGTTGCTCACCTTTCGAGTGACAGCAGAGGAAAAAGCGCGTCTTGAGCAGCAGGCGGATATGGCGGGGCTGTCCGTTTCCGCCTATCTGCGCCGGAGGTTTTTCGGAGGACGCCCGCTCATAGCCCACACCGACGCCATGATGATTCGGGAACTTCGCCGTATCGGGGGCCTGCTCAAGCACAACTTTGAAACGCTTCGGCAGTCGGGTGCCGGTGTGGATATGCTTGAGCGGCAGGAACGGGCGTTGGAGCTTCTGGTTTCCGCCATTGAGCATCTTGGAGTGCCCGGCCATGATAGTGAAGAAAGTCAGACGGGAAATCGTCGATAA
- a CDS encoding DUF1016 N-terminal domain-containing protein: MTKLDPSFYSQIKEILLSARNKVYAAADFAMVEAYWKSIVEKQGGEVRAEYGTRLIAELSAKMTLDFGKDFTVANLQNIRLFYLTFPNFYTMCGKLRWSHYRLLMHVDSRQARQCYLEECAKAGWSVRQLERQIHSFSMNDCYPVRISAKFRRRFRERHQQNNQKISFVIHHFLIGSGIVQSLPERIKRCLDGLRVVDVMVFFKLNEQVGVAFFRLEYSQFKCSSVSRFIFNVCFCLTSQEEDIDLGKAMERNRKNGIRPADAKGRHGTLSMSALLKMAVR, translated from the coding sequence GTGACTAAGCTGGATCCTTCCTTTTATAGCCAGATTAAGGAAATTCTGCTTTCAGCCCGGAATAAGGTCTATGCTGCGGCCGATTTTGCCATGGTTGAGGCATATTGGAAAAGCATTGTGGAAAAACAGGGAGGAGAAGTCCGTGCCGAGTACGGCACGAGGCTTATAGCCGAGCTTTCTGCGAAGATGACCCTTGATTTCGGAAAAGACTTCACAGTCGCCAATTTGCAGAATATTCGACTGTTTTATTTGACTTTTCCAAATTTCTACACAATGTGTGGCAAATTGAGATGGAGCCATTACCGGCTGCTTATGCACGTGGACAGCAGGCAAGCCCGTCAATGTTATCTGGAGGAATGTGCAAAAGCCGGATGGAGTGTACGTCAGCTTGAACGGCAGATTCATAGTTTTTCTATGAACGATTGCTATCCAGTCAGAATAAGTGCGAAGTTTCGGCGGAGATTCAGAGAACGGCACCAGCAGAACAACCAGAAGATCTCATTCGTGATCCATCATTTTCTTATAGGTAGCGGCATAGTCCAGAGTCTCCCTGAGCGTATCAAAAGATGTCTGGACGGTTTGCGCGTCGTTGATGTTATGGTCTTTTTCAAACTGAACGAACAGGTCGGCGTTGCCTTCTTCCGGCTGGAATATTCTCAGTTCAAATGTTCCTCCGTCTCCCGTTTCATTTTCAATGTGTGTTTCTGTTTGACTTCACAGGAAGAGGATATCGACTTGGGAAAAGCGATGGAGAGGAACAGGAAAAACGGCATCCGTCCGGCAGATGCAAAGGGCAGGCATGGAACACTCTCCATGTCTGCCCTTTTGAAAATGGCCGTCCGTTAA
- a CDS encoding LuxR C-terminal-related transcriptional regulator: MSKKLGVSRKTIYRHLEDIRKKLNVNKTIKILCTVHPVQNRCEEIKFTPRGREVFHLILKGKTSTEIATLLNISRSGVRRHQEKMLLQNNCNSMLELVAKYYSFISEM, translated from the coding sequence ATTTCAAAAAAACTCGGAGTCAGTCGTAAGACAATTTATCGACACCTCGAAGATATAAGAAAAAAACTAAACGTAAACAAAACTATAAAAATATTATGTACAGTTCATCCTGTTCAAAATAGGTGTGAAGAAATAAAATTCACACCTCGTGGCAGAGAAGTTTTCCACCTAATTCTCAAAGGAAAAACAAGTACAGAAATTGCAACATTATTAAATATAAGCAGAAGTGGAGTTAGAAGACACCAGGAGAAAATGTTGCTTCAGAACAACTGTAATTCAATGTTGGAGCTTGTTGCAAAATACTATAGTTTCATATCTGAAATGTAA
- the aat gene encoding leucyl/phenylalanyl-tRNA--protein transferase produces MAAHLSWMPEGGPLWFPPVERALKGGLLMAGGDLSPQRLLYAYSCGIFPWYEEDSPILWWSPDPRCVLFPERLHVSASLRRVLNGGRFTFSVDTAFSRVIRACASIPRPGQEGTWLVPAMVEAYERLHLLGHAHSVEVWQDGELAGGLYGILRGRAFFGESMFHLRPDASKAAVVHLVSLLRERGVGVVDCQQTTPHMLRLGAQEISRREFLALLREFCPR; encoded by the coding sequence ATGGCGGCCCATCTTTCGTGGATGCCCGAAGGCGGGCCGTTATGGTTCCCCCCCGTGGAAAGGGCTCTGAAGGGGGGGCTGCTCATGGCCGGGGGCGATCTTTCTCCCCAGCGGCTGCTCTATGCCTATTCCTGCGGCATCTTTCCCTGGTATGAGGAGGATTCTCCCATACTCTGGTGGTCGCCGGACCCCCGCTGCGTGCTTTTTCCCGAAAGGCTGCATGTGAGTGCAAGTCTGCGCCGCGTGCTCAACGGCGGCCGTTTCACCTTCAGCGTGGATACCGCGTTTTCCCGCGTCATACGTGCCTGCGCCTCCATACCGCGCCCCGGGCAGGAGGGCACCTGGCTTGTGCCCGCCATGGTGGAGGCATACGAGCGCCTGCACCTTCTCGGTCACGCCCATTCCGTGGAGGTATGGCAGGACGGGGAGCTGGCCGGGGGCCTGTACGGCATTCTGCGGGGCAGGGCCTTTTTCGGGGAATCCATGTTTCACCTGCGGCCGGATGCCTCCAAGGCGGCCGTAGTGCACCTTGTTTCTCTGCTTCGGGAACGGGGCGTGGGCGTGGTGGACTGCCAGCAGACCACGCCGCACATGCTGCGCCTCGGCGCGCAGGAAATTTCCCGCCGCGAATTTCTCGCCCTTTTGCGCGAGTTCTGCCCCCGCTGA
- a CDS encoding tyrosine-type recombinase/integrase: protein MARVIVNGRQIACKMFPAGKKHGPEWRAAKEWEEEQKKLAREGMTIPTALELLMAWGDSYLTHVQRTMSRQTYVEKKLVTKDFFVYCGKKGILDIAEITSARAYEFLSRIKDERGANVANKYRKNLLAAWNWGSDFFEGFPQVAPPFLKVKPFPVKHGERYVPPESDVIKVFQQAEGQDLVMLLTLYFTGGRRSEIFRLTWSDVDLQKEKIRLTDNKSGNGMERVRWLRMHPELVKALKWWRDARPCKVDNVFMQLQNDTFLGQPFTQRIHFMERLCRKAHVKPFGF from the coding sequence ATGGCGAGAGTCATCGTGAACGGCAGGCAGATAGCCTGCAAAATGTTCCCGGCAGGGAAAAAACATGGCCCGGAATGGCGGGCCGCAAAAGAATGGGAGGAAGAGCAAAAAAAGCTCGCACGGGAAGGGATGACGATCCCCACGGCATTAGAACTGCTTATGGCGTGGGGAGATAGTTACCTTACCCATGTTCAGCGAACCATGAGCCGACAGACCTATGTGGAAAAGAAGCTGGTGACGAAGGACTTTTTCGTCTACTGCGGCAAAAAGGGCATCCTTGACATCGCGGAAATCACTTCGGCAAGAGCCTATGAGTTTCTTTCCAGAATCAAGGATGAGCGCGGGGCGAACGTCGCCAACAAGTACCGCAAGAATCTGCTGGCTGCATGGAACTGGGGTTCCGACTTCTTTGAGGGATTCCCACAGGTGGCACCACCATTTCTGAAGGTGAAGCCATTTCCCGTAAAGCACGGCGAGCGCTATGTTCCACCGGAAAGTGATGTCATCAAGGTGTTTCAGCAGGCGGAAGGGCAGGACCTGGTCATGCTGCTGACCCTGTACTTCACGGGAGGACGCAGAAGCGAAATCTTCCGACTGACGTGGAGTGATGTGGACCTTCAGAAGGAAAAAATCAGGCTGACCGACAACAAGTCGGGTAATGGAATGGAACGAGTGCGCTGGCTCCGAATGCACCCGGAACTGGTCAAGGCGCTCAAGTGGTGGCGGGATGCCCGCCCCTGCAAGGTGGACAATGTGTTCATGCAGCTTCAGAACGACACGTTTCTGGGGCAGCCGTTCACCCAGCGCATTCACTTCATGGAGCGTCTCTGTCGGAAGGCCCATGTGAAGCCCTTCGGTTTTCA
- the prfA gene encoding peptide chain release factor 1: MFAKLENLEKRYEELEQALADPAVLSDPEQYRKTAKARADVEPVVLAFREYRDLQKQLEENKELLSDEDHDIRDMAQEEIRRIEKELPDREHKLRLMLLPPDPLDEKNTVLEVRAGTGGDEAALFAADLFHMYCRYAELQHWKVEIISEMPTDAGGYKEVIALVSGKRVYSRLRYESGTHRVQRVPATESQGRIHTSAATVAVMPEAEEVDVNLRPEDLRIDVYRASGAGGQHVNKTESAVRITHIPTGIVVTCEDERSQHKNKARAMKVLASRILQAEQEKQHASEAAERRSQVGSGDRSERIRTYNFPQGRVTDHRINLTMYSLDRFMEGEIEDMVEALAAQAQADALKAEVE; encoded by the coding sequence ATGTTTGCGAAACTGGAAAATCTGGAAAAACGCTATGAAGAGCTGGAACAGGCTCTTGCCGACCCCGCCGTGCTGTCCGACCCGGAACAGTACCGCAAGACGGCCAAGGCCCGTGCCGACGTGGAACCCGTTGTCCTTGCCTTCCGGGAATACCGCGATCTCCAGAAACAGCTTGAGGAGAACAAGGAACTTCTGAGCGACGAGGATCACGACATCCGCGACATGGCGCAGGAGGAAATCCGCCGCATCGAGAAGGAACTGCCCGACCGCGAGCACAAGCTGCGCCTCATGCTGCTTCCCCCGGACCCCCTGGATGAAAAGAACACCGTGCTTGAAGTGCGCGCCGGTACCGGCGGCGACGAAGCGGCGCTCTTCGCGGCCGATCTTTTCCACATGTACTGCCGCTACGCCGAACTCCAGCACTGGAAGGTGGAAATCATTTCCGAAATGCCCACCGACGCGGGCGGTTACAAGGAAGTCATCGCCCTTGTTTCAGGCAAGCGCGTGTACAGCCGTCTCCGCTATGAATCCGGCACGCACCGCGTGCAGCGCGTGCCCGCCACGGAATCGCAGGGCCGCATCCATACTTCCGCCGCCACCGTGGCCGTCATGCCCGAAGCCGAGGAAGTGGATGTGAACCTCCGCCCCGAAGATCTGCGCATCGACGTGTACCGCGCTTCCGGCGCGGGCGGCCAGCACGTCAACAAAACGGAATCGGCCGTGCGCATCACGCATATTCCCACGGGCATCGTGGTCACCTGCGAAGACGAGCGCTCCCAGCACAAGAACAAGGCCCGCGCCATGAAGGTGCTCGCCTCGCGCATTCTTCAGGCGGAACAGGAAAAGCAGCACGCTTCCGAGGCTGCGGAACGCCGTTCCCAGGTGGGTTCCGGCGACCGTTCTGAACGTATCCGCACCTACAACTTTCCCCAGGGCCGCGTGACCGACCACCGCATCAACCTCACCATGTATTCCCTCGACCGCTTCATGGAAGGGGAAATCGAGGATATGGTGGAAGCGCTCGCCGCCCAGGCCCAGGCCGATGCCCTGAAGGCCGAGGTGGAATAG
- a CDS encoding OsmC family protein — protein sequence MSDVVTFEHTPKGFTVHTGHPLLGDIHGDFSTVSPDRRQGTARALLVSAALDCFCGTLNAALLARDVQYRSIKGTGRAEKVQRDGVSFVTRIDIDVQVDVDDADRETLEHCLSIVKGCMITRSLMEGMEVNVHASRA from the coding sequence ATGAGCGACGTCGTTACCTTCGAGCATACTCCCAAAGGCTTTACCGTGCATACGGGCCATCCTCTTCTGGGCGACATTCACGGTGATTTTTCCACCGTATCGCCGGACAGGCGACAGGGGACGGCCCGCGCGCTTCTGGTTTCCGCCGCGCTGGACTGCTTCTGCGGAACCCTGAACGCCGCGCTTCTGGCCCGCGACGTGCAGTACCGCAGCATCAAGGGGACGGGCCGCGCGGAAAAGGTGCAGCGCGACGGCGTTTCCTTTGTCACGCGTATTGATATCGACGTGCAGGTGGATGTGGACGATGCCGACCGTGAAACGCTGGAACACTGCCTCAGCATCGTGAAGGGCTGCATGATCACGCGCTCCCTCATGGAAGGGATGGAAGTGAACGTTCACGCTTCCCGCGCCTGA
- the clpS gene encoding ATP-dependent Clp protease adapter ClpS, translating into MSQQHESAPGEESGVTLEEELKEPAMYRVLLHNDDYTTMDFVVGILQDVFHKNQQEAVAIMMSVHEKGMGVCGVYPREIAEFRVGQVAARAKAAGFPLRCTMERE; encoded by the coding sequence ATGAGTCAGCAGCACGAGAGCGCGCCCGGCGAGGAATCGGGCGTCACGCTGGAGGAAGAGCTGAAGGAACCGGCCATGTACCGCGTTCTTCTGCATAACGACGACTACACCACCATGGATTTCGTGGTGGGCATTCTGCAGGACGTGTTCCACAAGAACCAGCAGGAAGCCGTGGCCATCATGATGTCCGTGCACGAGAAGGGCATGGGCGTATGCGGCGTGTACCCCAGGGAAATCGCGGAGTTCCGCGTCGGCCAGGTGGCCGCCCGCGCCAAGGCTGCGGGCTTTCCCCTGCGCTGTACCATGGAAAGGGAATAA
- the clpA gene encoding ATP-dependent Clp protease ATP-binding subunit ClpA produces MMARSLMQALALAVMEMRSRRHECLTVEHLLLAMTREQLGRVILKGCGADIPALRHQLEEYLSRYLPSTGPEPSSESEVLQTEALERVLERAVAHVQSSGRSDADVGDVLAAMFEEEDSWAVFYLRKQGVDRLRVLEFVSHELPEILRQAARRRTQETAERQEEAPQASALERYAVDLVEKAKQGRIDPLVGRAAEVARLLEILSRRRKNNPLLVGEPGTGKTAIAEGLAYRIAQGDVPRAFRSISMYALDLGSLLAGSKYRGDFEARIKKVVNELRQKPGTILFIDEIHTIVGAGATSGGSMDASNLLKPVLAAGELRCIGSTTHEEYRNHFEKDRALSRRFQCVDVREPSEADCLDILRGLQASYEKFHGVKYSKGAIQAAVELSARHIQDRLLPDKAIDVMDEAGAAAGLKPGFRRGAVVSVQDIERVVARMAGIPARSVSRGEKERLQTLREDLCSRVFGQDQAVDAIVRAILRSRAGLSRENRPAASFLFHGPTGVGKTELARALAELLDVSFVRFDMSEYMEKHAVARLIGSPPGYVGFEQGGLLTEAIRKTPHAVLLLDEVEKAHPDIYNVLLQVMDYATLTDNTGRKADFRNVVIIMTTNAGAREMEQSPVGFWSTSRASDRSAGAVEQTFSPEFRNRLDAIVPFQSLSFELMARIVNKTVAALAPGLAVRRVTLELEDSARDWLARRGFDPRMGARPLQRVIRSELEDRLAELLLFGGLEKGGTVRVEAKSPEDEHLTLTVNG; encoded by the coding sequence ATGATGGCACGTTCTCTGATGCAGGCACTGGCGCTGGCCGTGATGGAAATGCGGTCGCGTCGTCACGAATGTCTGACGGTGGAACATCTGCTGCTTGCCATGACGCGCGAGCAGCTCGGCCGCGTCATTCTCAAGGGCTGCGGGGCCGATATTCCGGCTCTCAGGCATCAGCTGGAAGAGTATCTTTCGCGCTATCTCCCCTCCACGGGGCCGGAGCCTTCCTCGGAGAGCGAGGTTCTGCAGACGGAAGCGCTGGAAAGAGTGCTGGAAAGGGCGGTCGCCCATGTGCAGTCTTCCGGCCGCAGCGACGCGGACGTGGGCGACGTGCTTGCCGCCATGTTCGAGGAGGAGGACAGCTGGGCGGTGTTCTACCTGCGCAAGCAGGGGGTGGACAGGCTGCGCGTTCTGGAATTCGTTTCCCATGAGCTGCCGGAAATTCTGCGGCAGGCCGCGCGCAGGCGCACGCAGGAAACGGCCGAACGGCAGGAGGAGGCTCCCCAGGCTTCCGCGCTGGAACGCTATGCCGTGGATCTGGTGGAAAAGGCCAAACAGGGCCGCATCGATCCTCTGGTGGGGCGCGCTGCGGAAGTGGCGCGGCTTCTGGAAATTCTTTCCCGCCGCCGCAAGAACAATCCTCTTCTTGTGGGCGAACCGGGCACGGGCAAGACGGCCATTGCCGAAGGCCTGGCCTACCGCATCGCGCAGGGCGACGTGCCGCGCGCCTTCCGCTCCATATCCATGTATGCGCTGGATCTGGGCTCCCTGCTTGCGGGGTCCAAGTACCGCGGCGATTTCGAGGCCCGCATCAAGAAAGTGGTGAACGAGCTTCGTCAGAAGCCCGGGACCATTCTCTTCATCGACGAAATCCACACCATCGTGGGCGCAGGCGCAACGAGCGGGGGCTCCATGGACGCCTCCAACCTGCTCAAGCCCGTTCTCGCCGCCGGGGAGCTGCGCTGCATAGGTTCCACCACCCACGAGGAATACCGCAATCATTTTGAAAAGGACCGCGCCCTGAGCCGCCGTTTCCAGTGCGTGGACGTGCGCGAACCTTCCGAGGCGGACTGCCTCGACATTCTGCGCGGGCTTCAGGCAAGCTATGAGAAATTTCACGGGGTGAAGTATTCCAAAGGGGCCATACAGGCCGCCGTGGAGCTTTCCGCCCGGCATATACAGGACAGGCTTCTGCCCGACAAGGCCATCGACGTCATGGACGAGGCGGGCGCGGCCGCGGGGCTGAAACCCGGCTTCCGCCGTGGCGCGGTGGTTTCCGTGCAGGATATCGAGCGCGTGGTGGCCCGTATGGCGGGCATTCCCGCCCGCAGCGTGAGCCGCGGCGAGAAGGAAAGGCTTCAGACCCTGCGGGAAGACCTGTGCAGCCGTGTTTTCGGGCAGGATCAGGCCGTGGACGCCATAGTCCGGGCCATACTGCGTTCCCGCGCGGGCCTGAGCCGGGAAAACCGCCCGGCGGCCTCCTTCCTCTTCCACGGGCCTACGGGCGTGGGCAAGACGGAACTGGCCAGGGCGCTTGCCGAGCTGCTGGACGTTTCCTTCGTACGCTTCGACATGAGCGAATACATGGAAAAACATGCCGTGGCGCGTCTCATCGGTTCGCCTCCCGGCTATGTGGGCTTCGAGCAGGGCGGCCTGCTCACCGAGGCCATACGCAAAACGCCCCATGCCGTGCTGCTGCTCGACGAGGTGGAAAAGGCCCATCCCGACATCTACAACGTGCTTCTGCAGGTCATGGACTATGCCACCCTTACGGACAATACGGGCCGCAAGGCGGATTTCCGCAACGTGGTTATCATCATGACCACCAACGCGGGCGCAAGGGAAATGGAACAGTCGCCCGTGGGCTTCTGGTCCACGAGCCGCGCATCGGACCGCAGCGCCGGAGCCGTGGAGCAGACCTTCAGTCCCGAATTCCGCAACAGGCTCGATGCCATCGTCCCCTTCCAGAGCCTGAGCTTCGAGCTGATGGCCCGCATCGTGAACAAAACGGTGGCGGCGCTTGCTCCGGGCCTTGCCGTGCGGCGCGTCACCCTTGAGCTGGAGGATTCCGCGCGCGACTGGCTGGCGCGCAGGGGCTTCGATCCGCGCATGGGCGCGCGGCCGCTCCAGCGCGTGATACGTTCGGAGCTGGAAGACAGGCTGGCGGAGCTTCTGCTCTTCGGCGGACTGGAAAAGGGCGGCACGGTGCGTGTGGAGGCGAAAAGCCCCGAAGACGAGCACCTGACCCTTACGGTGAACGGGTAG
- a CDS encoding DNA-primase RepB domain-containing protein, producing the protein MIVKKVRREIVDKPKTWQIGDLVDYIRFPHNKNPQEKVAHAGSRNFLTSTHNGQKMEMIALAEESVHSKMPVQHWIFSWQEGEQPTREQVDEAVDIFLGHMGLTGHQTVYALHYDTDNYHLHIAVNRMNEETGKVVQPHKGFDIDAAHRILALIEHGQGWKPQEKARYVVLENGELARRKSGREIKPRQAALDVEHATGEKSAQRIAQERGHDIIRDADSWEDMHRKLAEVGLRFEKKGSGAVIFVGDIAVKASSVDRAFSMKKLCRKWGEFTEGNYMEKKEALPPEPVSSVNLEEWKLYQQEFEEEEKEARNDEAITPVDSLRKRQREQRRKSLALLAQYGVPVLNIARHCLKIQQREERRFLRGTGKKVRRHKPRFEAWLRAKGLHRQAGLWRYRSAWEKTRHTPPPVPDRGRESMREMENFRRYAAAVGADRYRVTCIAMETNWNKKTFILDKEGGVTRGFTPEELVLRMPEMLRLQRRGENIYYTPLSEEKHHVLIDDMTAESLVRLQRDGYRPAVILESSPGNFQCLLTIAKLGSRFDRDVGNRLTERLNREYGDKKLCGCIHPHRAPGFENRKPKHRREDGSFPEVKLLVAEKRECRKALELARQIAGEYEAVAESRKRWPVLPPGGGLSGDAVTAYHAHLEDIRRHLTIEDYSRVDAMIALRLRATGHGREAVMEAVRQCAPSIRETPARRDWQRYVERTADYAFGMAGDVALAKYEKYRELWRRVERRVGMQQQYAIHTRME; encoded by the coding sequence ATGATAGTGAAGAAAGTCAGACGGGAAATCGTCGATAAGCCGAAGACGTGGCAGATCGGGGATCTGGTGGATTACATCCGCTTTCCTCACAACAAGAATCCGCAGGAAAAGGTCGCCCATGCGGGCAGCAGGAATTTCCTGACTTCCACGCATAACGGCCAGAAGATGGAAATGATCGCTCTGGCCGAAGAGTCGGTTCACAGCAAGATGCCGGTGCAGCACTGGATTTTTTCATGGCAGGAGGGGGAGCAGCCCACGAGGGAACAGGTGGATGAGGCTGTGGATATTTTTCTGGGTCACATGGGGCTGACCGGGCATCAGACCGTGTACGCTCTGCATTATGATACCGATAACTACCATCTTCACATTGCGGTGAACCGCATGAATGAGGAAACGGGAAAAGTCGTTCAGCCGCACAAAGGATTTGATATTGATGCGGCGCACAGGATTCTTGCGCTCATTGAACACGGACAGGGATGGAAACCGCAGGAAAAAGCCCGGTATGTCGTGCTGGAAAACGGTGAACTGGCCCGGAGAAAGAGCGGCAGGGAAATAAAACCTCGACAGGCCGCCTTGGACGTTGAACACGCCACAGGAGAGAAGTCTGCCCAGCGTATCGCACAGGAGCGGGGGCATGACATCATACGGGATGCAGACTCATGGGAAGATATGCACCGGAAGCTGGCAGAAGTTGGTCTCCGTTTTGAGAAAAAAGGGTCCGGTGCGGTCATTTTTGTGGGAGATATTGCCGTGAAGGCTTCTTCCGTGGACCGGGCTTTCAGCATGAAAAAACTTTGCAGGAAATGGGGGGAGTTCACGGAAGGAAACTATATGGAGAAGAAAGAAGCATTGCCGCCGGAGCCGGTGAGTTCGGTAAACCTGGAAGAATGGAAACTCTATCAGCAGGAATTTGAGGAAGAAGAAAAAGAGGCACGAAACGACGAGGCAATAACGCCGGTCGATTCCCTGCGAAAGCGGCAGAGAGAACAGCGTCGGAAGAGTCTTGCCCTGCTGGCGCAATACGGCGTGCCGGTACTGAATATTGCCCGTCATTGTCTGAAAATACAGCAGAGGGAAGAGCGACGTTTCCTGCGGGGCACGGGGAAAAAGGTCAGGCGGCATAAACCCCGGTTTGAGGCATGGCTGCGGGCAAAAGGACTGCATCGTCAGGCAGGACTCTGGAGGTATCGTTCCGCCTGGGAAAAGACAAGACACACCCCGCCGCCGGTGCCGGACAGAGGAAGAGAATCCATGCGGGAAATGGAGAATTTCAGGCGTTATGCCGCAGCCGTCGGAGCGGACAGGTATCGAGTGACCTGCATCGCCATGGAGACAAACTGGAATAAAAAGACCTTCATTCTCGACAAGGAAGGCGGCGTTACCAGGGGATTTACCCCTGAGGAACTGGTCTTGCGTATGCCTGAGATGCTCAGGCTCCAGCGGCGCGGAGAGAATATATATTACACGCCGTTATCCGAGGAAAAACATCATGTGCTTATCGACGACATGACGGCGGAAAGTCTGGTCCGGCTGCAAAGGGACGGATACCGTCCTGCGGTCATTCTGGAGAGTTCTCCCGGGAATTTTCAATGCCTTCTGACCATCGCAAAACTGGGGAGTCGTTTTGACCGGGACGTGGGCAACCGGCTTACGGAACGGCTGAATCGGGAGTATGGAGATAAAAAATTGTGCGGTTGCATCCACCCGCACAGAGCGCCGGGTTTTGAGAATCGAAAGCCGAAGCATCGTCGGGAAGACGGTTCTTTCCCGGAGGTGAAACTTCTGGTTGCCGAAAAACGTGAGTGCCGCAAGGCTCTGGAGCTGGCACGGCAGATAGCCGGGGAATATGAGGCCGTCGCTGAGAGCAGAAAACGATGGCCGGTACTGCCTCCGGGAGGCGGACTTTCAGGCGATGCCGTTACCGCCTATCATGCTCACCTGGAGGATATTCGCCGTCACCTGACCATTGAAGACTACTCCCGCGTGGATGCCATGATCGCCCTGCGACTTCGCGCCACCGGCCATGGTCGGGAGGCGGTGATGGAGGCTGTCCGGCAATGCGCTCCCTCTATCCGAGAGACGCCCGCACGCAGAGACTGGCAGCGATACGTCGAACGCACGGCGGATTACGCTTTCGGCATGGCAGGAGATGTGGCGCTGGCGAAGTATGAAAAATATCGGGAGCTGTGGAGACGAGTGGAGAGACGTGTCGGTATGCAGCAACAGTATGCAATCCATACGCGCATGGAGTGA